ATTCTGACATCGATACTTGCGCCAGCGGCAAAATTTTTTTTACCAAGCTTAATCGACGGTCCGGTTTACCTTCCAAAATAAAAAAAACACGCGTTTCCGCCGGTACATTTTCCAATGCCTGCAGAAATTCCTTCGCCGGAATCGATTCATCCTTTTGTGTCAAAAACAAAGGATTAACAAATTCAAACCGACGCACTTCGGTAAAGAGCGACGGTTGATTGATTTGCTGCACGATTTCCGCGGTCGTACTGTGTTCTTTACCCTGTTCCACGGTTTCTGCAGTACCGTTTCCGGCTTGTTGCTTGCGGGCATAAACAGCCGGTATATCAGTACCGTGAAAAAGGTAAATTCGGTCCTTCTGCATCCGTTTTTATCTCCGTTTCGATGTGCCACGTATGACCATGTAATGATGCGACTATCATTCCTGTCTCTTCATTATTATACACAGATATACCTTTCGCGCGAAACTCCTCGCTGCCGTCCGCCGTACCTTCACTACCGCTAAAGTTCCCATCGGGCACTGTGATAGCCAGTTGCGGATGCTGTTGTGCCAATATTGTCCTCGCACTTTGCGCATTCGCTATCACAAGTAAATTCGTCGTACTTGGCAGCGCCAAGGATTTTTCATTTTGTAATTGTACCAACGCCGATCCTCCCGACATAACCAGTACCGCTCCATTTTGATTGGCAACCAAGCCGGGATATTGAATAAAAGTATCCACCGTTGACATAACATGCGTATCTTTGCCATCGGAAATTTCCTGTGCCCGCAGATAGCGATGCGCGGGAAACGGTTCTGCTGTATTTTCACGCGGTGTCACATAAATACAGTCATCTACAGTAAAAATACCGTAAAAATTTAACGCACGGGTCAGCGCCTGGGGATAATCTTGTCGAGCAAAGCGGCTTTCCTTGATATATAAAACCCGTCGTTCCCCCGTTTCCAGACAAACGACCCCCACTTGACCGACGTCCGGAACTAAAATGCGCGTTTGTCCATTTTGCGTAATCCTATACAACCCCACCCCAAGGCAAACGACTAAAAACACTAATACCGGATATTTCAACCGCGCATCCTTAGACTTAAAACACATAACTACTATTTCCAAGCCGACGAAATAGAGAGCAGTTTCAACGACACTTAACGCGCGAAATCGTAATTGTGCCAACGGTAAATCAGCCACAGCTTGAATCAGTGCAACCGAAATAGCCAGACCATAATGGACGATTCGCAAGAGTCCCAATGCCGGTAACGTCCAGGCGAAATGCAGAATGACCGCCGCCAATTCTACCGCAATAATGATTTCCAACAACGGCGCGACGACAATATTTGTCAGTACTGCATAAAGCGGCAATGCCTGAAAATAATATAACAGCAACGGCAACAAAAAAATATTTGCGGCAACGGTAACCGCGATCCCTTGCGCCAGACGTAACGGTACATGCAAAAGTGTACGGCACAGTTGCGTACAATGGCCATAAAAAGTTATCAATCCCAATGTGGCGCCAAATGAAAGTTGAAAACTCACATCATATAAAAGTAGCGGCTGATACAGCAGCATCAGGGAGCTTACCAAACCTAGCCAATGGGTCGCATCCACGTCGCGTCGAAGCAATATTCCCCCAAATGCCGCTGCCCCCATCCAAAACGAGCGCACCACAGGCGGTTGCCAACCGGTGATAAATGCATAGGCAAAAACCAATAAAAAAGCGGCGCCATATGTAAGCGATGCAGGTGCGCGAAGACACCTGCCGAGCCACCAAAGGAGACCGAACAAAAGCGCAATATGAGAACCGGAAACAGATAAAATATGAATAATACCGGAGTCGGCAAACGCATTAATCAGTTCGGACGAAAGGCCATCATAACCACCCCACAATAAGGCAAACGCCAACGCCGCGGTCGTCTTCGGCAGCGCCTGCGCAAAAAATGTCCGCGTCGTCTCGCGCAGGTGTTGCGCCAAAGACAAAAAGTAATAGCCTTTATCCATGCCTGCAATATTAACTCGGGCCTTAAGCGGAACGTATAAATTG
The Negativicoccus succinicivorans DNA segment above includes these coding regions:
- a CDS encoding ComEC/Rec2 family competence protein translates to MIWHYGALLFASAVALGITLNTTYSLLVYGILLIAVGALTAFGFLKSEKAERKWLLLILFSGLLAGGAGFHWQEKQSADLAFFVYNETGTYHVTVEREAQVFADGDKVTYRYPVALKMFSYPDGVTRSVKGKAYLYLDSAQYEPYSVGTVLQVAAKLKPFRYYQNPGQKTLYYRHRTEQMLGNLYVPLKARVNIAGMDKGYYFLSLAQHLRETTRTFFAQALPKTTAALAFALLWGGYDGLSSELINAFADSGIIHILSVSGSHIALLFGLLWWLGRCLRAPASLTYGAAFLLVFAYAFITGWQPPVVRSFWMGAAAFGGILLRRDVDATHWLGLVSSLMLLYQPLLLYDVSFQLSFGATLGLITFYGHCTQLCRTLLHVPLRLAQGIAVTVAANIFLLPLLLYYFQALPLYAVLTNIVVAPLLEIIIAVELAAVILHFAWTLPALGLLRIVHYGLAISVALIQAVADLPLAQLRFRALSVVETALYFVGLEIVVMCFKSKDARLKYPVLVFLVVCLGVGLYRITQNGQTRILVPDVGQVGVVCLETGERRVLYIKESRFARQDYPQALTRALNFYGIFTVDDCIYVTPRENTAEPFPAHRYLRAQEISDGKDTHVMSTVDTFIQYPGLVANQNGAVLVMSGGSALVQLQNEKSLALPSTTNLLVIANAQSARTILAQQHPQLAITVPDGNFSGSEGTADGSEEFRAKGISVYNNEETGMIVASLHGHTWHIETEIKTDAEGPNLPFSRY